GGACGTTGATAATGGGATCAATGGACCAAAAAGTTTTCTTTTCTGGCATATATCTATGCGTAGGAGGAAGCTTGGATCATAAAGATGATCTTAAACAGAGCAATTTGAGTAAATTGTGGACAAAATTGATCCTTAGTGTTGGTGGGTATGGTTTTTGACTCGATTTTGCTAGTACCTAAAACAATCATGTGCTTAGTTGTACACTAAATTGAATTAATATGTATTATGCTCTTTGAATTCTGTAGGTCTTTCCCTATACCCCGGTCTACAAACGTTTGCATTATACTTTCCGGGGAAGGTGTATGTTTCTTTTAGACCGTTTTTTTCCCTTTCTGATGCCTGATTGATATATTTAGTATCACGTCATATTAAGAATCCTTTTGCATGTTTAAGTGGCACATAAGTTTGTACTATAAAGTAGTTGAACAACCTTAGTAGTTGACAAATGGTACGTCTCTTGAAGCTTTCTTTTTAGCTCCGTCTAACTGTTGGCTATTTTGTAGAGCTGTATAGTTAGTATAGTGCATGAATTAACAGAGCTTAGTGATCTAAAACAGTAAGATTAATGGAAGAAAAGGTGATTCATGAGTAATAAGGATTAAGGAAGAACAACTAATGATATGATTGTATTGATGATTATCACAGTGGAGATCACCGATTACAACCTAGCCAAATTTGAGAGGAAGAATGACACTCTCCCAATCTACACTTACTACTCACTTTCCACAATATTTAATATGACTTTCCTGTCTCTGATGGTCTTATATAGCACTTCTTCCTTAACTTATTCTCCAATTGCAAGCTACCGGTAACTAACTTACAAAGATATACACTACCTAAAGTACCCTCTTCATAATATTATATTGGTTCATAGCGATGATAGCATATAGATCGAGTTATAGACTTCCCAATCTACACTTAGTACTCACTTTCCATAATATTTATATGACTTTCCCATCTCTTATATGCTCTTATATAACACTTCTTCCTTAACTTATTCTCCAAGCTATCGGTAACTAACTTATAAAGATACTACCTAAAGTACCCCTCTTCATAATATTGGTTCGTAGCGATTATAGCATATAGAGTTATAGACTGTAAAATATTTTCTTGTGCTTTATCTTGATGATTGCCCGTAAATGACATGCTACACTTAGTTTTCTTAGATTCGCATCTATTATGTTCTTATGATGTCAAATTACGATCTCCACCTTGCAATAGTACTTCAAGTGCTTTAATGTTAGACCAATACGGTCAAGTATGTGATCATATATGCAATGTAGCTTGCCTTTCCTGTATTCGTATTTATTGGTCTTAGGCTTTGTTCTTTTTACCCAGTGAAAAAATAAGTTAGATCAGTTCAGGATAGGAGCTCTGAGATAAAAGTACCAAGTTGCAACTAAAAGTAAGTTCAACCAAGGGAAATAACGAAGCTTTATATATTGTAGCTACTTGTGTCTATTGTTTCATCTCTTGTTAagctttgattttattttttcttctgTGGAAGTTACAACTAGTGCTTGCGCTCTTCTTGTTTAATTACAGCTGAGGAGGTTGACCTCTCCTCTGACGTGCAGCAGTGGGACTCTCTATCAGATTCAAAGAGACATTTCATATCCCATGTACTGGCCTTTTTGGCTGCGTCAGATGGAATTGTTCTTGAGAACCTTAAGCTTGCTGCAAGATTTTTGAATGATGTTAAAGTTGCTATACTTCCATGATTGAGAAACATGGAATGTAGTGCGTGCTCAGTTACATGTTTAACTAAATATTATGCAGTTACTTGTTTGTTAATATTATAGCATCACTTTAGAGGTAGATACTACGTAGTATTTATCAGTTGGAACTTGTTGAGTTATTTGTTGATGAACGTACTTTTTCCTTTGTGATGGAAGATATGATGCTGTTGGAATGTTTCTTCAGTCTCTGTGTATCCTCTTGTTATGGTGTGATTTGAATCCATGCATGCTTTATCGATATAATGTGATGCTTCCTTAGTTGACTGTCCTATTTTCTTTCTACTAATCAAGGCTCGAGGTTTCTACGGATTTCAAATCTCAATGGAGAACATACATTATGGCAAGACCAAGACTCTTTGTAGGGTTTATTTGCATGCTTCATGTGGCTTATAGTTGTGTGATTTTCTGCCTGTTCACAGAGATGTATAGTTTGTTATTGGAGACATATCACATATATAAGGGACTCGATCTATTGAGAAGAACCACTTGTTCAATGCCATTGAGACGATTCCATGTATACTGAAGAAAGCAGACTGGACTTTAAATTGGATTCAGAGGTAGCATTACATTTTGATTTTGGACCTTGCTACTCAATTTGCTAATGCCTGTAGCAAAAATCTGTAAAAGTTCTATCTTAGGTTTTAGGCACTTTCACTATCTGCTTGTTTCTTTACTTTGTTTATCTTTTAATTGTCAAAGATAAGACTGTTATATGAAACTTTTTAAGTAACTCTGAAGAATTTTATGCTTTTTTAGTTAGTCATTATTCTTCAGATAGTTGCTTTGAAACATTTTCTTCGTACTTGGTCATATGTGTAAGTTCTTCTTTTCCTAAAGGTGCTAGCTGTTCTAAATACAATTTTCACCCAACACATCATCTTGAGTTTAGACTTGTGGTCAAGCAGCTTAAGTTTGAGTTGTTTAGCTGTTGTCCAGATTTAATTTCTTTCAGGAAAAGACCTCTTAAAATGGTTTACATGATTTGACACGGAACTGATACTCAATTACTTATATGATCTTGTGGCCATAGAAGCTAAAACTGcacattttctctttctttgtTGTAGTATGAAGACTATGAGAAATTAGTAATTTTATTTAGAGTGTTCTCCACATGTGCTTGTTGTGCAGTacaaattcttttgcagaaagAATTGTTGCTTTTGCTTGTGTTGAAGGGATCTTCTTCTCAGGAAAGTGAATTTTTATTTGACTTAACGTTGTTCTGTTTATTCATTGTGCAACTCACATTATAGTTTGTAATATATTGTTTCATAAATTTCAGTTTTTGTGCCATATTTTGGCTTAAAAAGAGAGGCTTGATGCCTGGTTTGACTTATTCAAACGAGCTTATTTCAAGAGACGAAGGCCTACACTTTGATTTTGCCTGTCTTTTGTACAGGTCTCTATTCTCTACACTCTAGTTTGTTGTTGCTGAGCTTATTATGGCCTATTTCTTCTCTCCAGTTTCAGTTTCCTTTttgatattttattttcatCCTCTGTTTAATGGTGCTATATTATTACAAGTTTGATGCTTAAGTACAAGTTTTTAGCACACGTAACTGATGCTCAATGAAATTACTATTTCTAGTTTGTTACGTAAGAAACTACAGCCAGAGAAAGTTGAAAAGATTGTGCATGAAGCTGTTGAAATTGAGACAGAATTTGTATGTGAAGCAATTCCATGTGCTTTGATTAGCATGAATGTTGTGCTGATGAGGCAGTACATAAAATTTGTTGCTGATCGACTCCTGGTACAATTGATGTCATATAAATTTGTTTTGTGGGAAAATCCAAATGTCGAGATTCCATTCACGCCTTCCTCCCATGAATACAATAATTATTGATGTTGCTCATGTGTACTCTTTCAGGTTTCTTTAGGGAACCAAAAGAAATACAATGTAACAAACCCTTTCGATTGGATGGAGTTCATATCACTGACGTAAGTATTATAATTGTTGGAGCTAATTAATCTAAATTATTAAGCGTAAAACGAGTAAGCATAAATCATGATATCTTAACTAAAGTATGGACTATCATTTAATGTTTATTGGTAAACACTGGACAATGTAGTTTTATCATATGAGACacaaaatgaaacaaagaacaAGACAAAGTATCTGTTCTGTGCTCGAAATTATGTAGCATTTATACGACTATGAATCTTGATTTGACATAACATCTGCAGGGGTAAGACAAACTTGTTCGAGAGAAGGGTGGGTGAGTATCAGAAAGCATCAGTAATGTCAAATTTAAAGGATGGTAACAACAACTTTGTGTTCAAGCTGGATGAAGATTTTTAGAGGCGCATTTCGGATTTGAATATTGAGAAGAGTGGATCCAATTTCATTCTTTTTGTGTATAAAGTATAATAGTGGATCACTTGTTGTATGTTGCTAGTCTGGAGTTGTTTTTGTGTATCTGTATTTTATCGGATATGTGAACCTTTTAggtattattatttattgtttttatatagTCCATACTGATATGTTATCCATCTTCCATAATACTATTTGATAATTAGTTTGATATGATTATCTAGCATGCTTGATGCAGGAGGATTCACACCTTGGAATTTTCGGATTTCTCCCTATCCTCCCCGCTCCACCCCACCCCAGTACCCTACTAAGCGTGGGTTAAGATTATGTCGACTAGCAAGCAGTTCCAGGGTTACGATGGCGCTACGATTATGGGTCCTTGTACAATTTTTCAAAATGAGGCCTCAACTCATTATGTAAGTCAAATACGAGATGACATGCCGGTACCAAAACCGATGGAGATATTATCATAGATTATACAACAACAACCTTAACCACTACACCAATTTTGATTGCCACAGGTCTTGCACGCACCcggtatacaataaatttattgtacatatgGGTAACTTTTATATAGTTTTTGttaacttttaaatattttaggCTAACTTTAATTCGCCTTATAAATTGTAATATTTACTATACACCGAGTGTAATTAAGAATTATTGTGTGTTTTTTACATTTAGAAACTAATTACACTATATCTGAAATTTAGAATCATATTCCGTTGCTTACCCTGTACCCTAGCCCCTAAGGCTCTGTTCTCTtcgtctggtctggtctggtctgatttttcattttgctggtctggtctgattcaTACTGGTTTGGTCTAGTCTGGTCTGATTCATGTTGGTCTGGTATGGTCTGGTCTGATTCATGCTAGTCTGGTCTGGTCTAGTCTGATTCATgttggtctggtctggtctgaactTTTCTAagtattattataataaataataaacaataaataataaacaataaacaataaataagaaataataaatataaattattaataattataaattaatttttaataattaatgacTACTTAATAAAAATTAACTAGTACCTAAGTTTTgataatgagtaattaaaaattgttatttattaattattaattaataatcaataattaaaaattggtaactattaattaataattaaaaattggtaactattaattaataattaataattaattataactaattattaattattaattatatttacaattataattaaatattaattattaattattactccctccattcctttttgttgttcccatttccttttttggcatttctttttgttgtacccatactgaatctttactatttttagccatgatttttttaccaatttaccctaagattccccattatttaccaaaaaaccctaagattctacctTTTTTCCACCCTCTTTTTCCTCACCacccttatttaattattttcccaCCCCCCATAACCCCACCCCACTACCCGTCTCTTTCACTCCTCTCACCTCTCTGATTTTTTTCGAGTAAACAtgtctctcttcattttctctctccttactctccctctctcttcattttcttgcTCTGTTTCTCACTTCCTCTCACgtttttcactctctctcctccaaaacatCTCTATGTTCTTTCATATATGGGAGTGAgatcgccgccaccaccacaaccaaacCTCTGCCTCCGCCGCCGCCACCACCCCCGTTAAAGGTGTAGAATACGGAAATATggctttagatggtgaaattcgaccataaaaactctagatctagagttttcatggtcgaatttgacctctaTATCCTTAAAATCGTGAGTGTTGTAAGTATCAAgtggttattattattatttttgtatttttttgtcgAATTTTCTGGGTGGTTTTTGTCGAATTTTCGGTTGATTTTCGGCGAATTATTCAGTTGATTTTCGATGATtttttggctgaatttttgggttgattttggtcgatttttgggttaaatttggtcgaatttggtggttgattttgggttgaatttgtttGTATTTATGGGTTGAATTTGGGTTGAAATAGTTCGCATTTCTGTGTTGAATTTGGGTTGAATTGTGCTcgatttttggttgaatttattcgattttctgggttgaaaTAGTTcaatttgggttgaatttgttgttcgattttctgggtttaatttggGTTGAACTTGTTCGtattttctgggtttaatttggGTTGAACTTGGTTGaatttgggttgaattctgggtTAAATTCTGGGTTTTGATTGTCGAATATTTTGGGTATTGTTTGGTTGAATTTTCTtaattgtttgtttgtttgtttgttgatttgttgatttCATGTTTGTCGAATTCTTGTTTTCATGATTTcattgtttgttttttggttTGGTTTATCGATTTCCTGggtttttttggttaattttcttgatttttctggtttgatttttcttgattttttttgttcgaaatttggttgatttttctggtttgaatttactctgtttttttgttattaataataaaatatctcccatttatcttatttctttaatattttctttctccttactttattttaaatatataatctcttacacccaatcattattcttacacccaatcattactcatatcccaatacaacCCAAGATTCtagttttcttaaaaaccccccAACATTCCttaggggaacaacaaaaaggaatggagggagtaatatataataattaattattaatttataatattattaattactaataatattttttttaattattataattataattataataaataattcaaaattcTTGGTCTGGTCTGGTTTGGTCAGAATGttgctggtctggtctggtctggtctgaatattgctggtctgatctggtctggtctggtctggtctgaatgttgctggtctggtctgatttaATAAGATCTGATTGAATAAGTAACAATgatcaggtgaagagaacatgACCTAAGTCACTGTGTGATAAAAGTTGGATACGCACGATAATACGAATAACGTTTTGACCACTAATGTCGTGGCATCCCTTTCCTAATTTTCAACACAAGTTATCCTTTGCATGCATTTTAAATTTGTTGTACACAACTAACAACTTAGGTCAGGTTTTGTTCTCAATGTTGGTGGGTAAGCTTAAATATTGCTATCACCCAAAAAGAACAATAGTACAAAAATGCTCATCATTATCTATGTAATCATCCCCTAATTGTATACGTCTTTAACCCCATTTAAGAAGGTGAGTGATCACTTAAACAAGGTTATTTAGACTTTTATGCTACGTTGTGTTTAGCTAACTTTTTATGTCCGTTCCCTAACCACACCTATGTTCCCCCGGTATATACTTTCACTGTTGAGAAATTAACCATCTATTTCTTTTAGAAAAGTGATCTAAGCTGACTTTCTTCATCGTTATCCCCTAATTAAGAAGGTAATTAAATGATCACTTATTAGACTTTTATGGTACTAGTAGTTAGTTCATTGTCAATTAAATGATGAAAAGCGTAACAGAATCATCCACTACTACTCTCAGTCTTTCAccaaccaaaaaaacaaaaagcaaATGTAAAATGGGAATAAAATAGCACCAAAGTTGGCAGTTGGAGGGGGAAGTAAGGAAAAGTTGAAGTTTACTTCACACCTAATGAAAATAAAACATCATCACTATCACTATCACTATCAATATCACTATCTCAAATGGGTGCTGTGATGGGGATCTCAACCCATGTCACTTTCTACACCTACCCCTTAACCACTTACAACGATATTGGGTGTCAATTGCTAAACAGATCAACTACGAATGTTATGTCCTAGAAAAATATTATACTCTCATCGCTCCGAAATTCGttaacatactccctccgtcccttaatactcgcaccggtttgaccagTGCGGAGgtaagacacttgaattgactttaatgggtggtagttgatagtggagtattttttttaatatagttagtgagaaATGTGTAAGGGAGTAGTggaggtgtgaatttttaaatgattttttgtaggaagtgagttagtaggtaagtgtgagaaataatataatattgttaaaaagttctatttatagaagcggtgcaagtattaagggacgacccgaaaagaaaagcggttcgagtattaagggacggagggagtagtacacATGCAACGTCAAAACAAGGTTAAGCTAGCTTAATAAAACATGAATTTTAAATGAGTTGAGTCGAACCGAGTTCTACACTATAGCTTGATATCATTAGCATTCGAACTAATTTGAGTTTGAACGTATTTCAAGTATAAGCTCGATGTTAAACTAGTGTAAAATGAGCTTTCTAATACTAGTATAAATTACTACTtcaaattaattatattatacaCCCCATTTAAATTAACTTCAATAATTTCCAAATCTTtctataaaattaaattatggaAAACTTTGATTTCACTATGCACCAATTTCATATTCCAAATATCAATTAACATAATTTGAGacataaaattcaaaactttaattaattaaattacaagATCCGATTAAAATCAATCTGGGGTAAAATTTAGGgttatttcagatttattaaaataaaaatagataaataaagactCGGTAAAAGATAACTAAACACTTAGTAAATTTAATAGGAGTCAATTACTGGTAAAAAGATAATAACAGATAATTTTTTATAGGAGTCCAGATAGATAGAGGAGATAtcaatagataaataaatactTAGTAATGTTAATATGAGTCAACTACTAATAAAAAGATAAAAAGAGATAAATTTTGTTCGGAGTCTAAATAGATAAAAAAATGCTTAGTAAAAGATAATATGAGATAAATTTTACTAGGAGTCAACTACCATGCTCTATATAATGCAGCTACATTaccgcaccaaaaaaaatatcattaaCGAAGGCTATTATTACGGACTCAAATCCCATTCTTTAAGTGAAATATTCTACGACATGCTATCTAATTACCCCATAAAAAGTAACAAATTATGCATGATGCACGGGCTTAATTCTAGTATACAATACAATACAAGTTAAAAGTTTTGTTTTCTCTACGCTATTATTGTTTCCTTGTGAGAGTTTAAGGCTATATCTTTTATTTCGCAGAAAAAGTTGATTTATTGATGAAAAAGATTTGTGCGATGTTACTACAAATGACAGTTCAACGTCTAtaatcaatcaaatcatatttaattcaatttcaaatcTACAACAGATTGAAAGACTCCATATAGAAAGTTTTTGTCAGATCTCATCCATAATGATCATGGTTTTATAGAATTAGAAATTTATTTGCTCCAAACTTGTTTTACATTTGTTTTATTAATGAGTTAGTtgtaccttataaaaaaaaattacaagttAAAACTTTTTCAATTCAGTACAAATTAAAAGTTCCCCAAAGTAGAGTGAACCTTGCTCCATGACGTCCATGTTCCATTGTAAATTTGTTCTCAATTATTAAAAACTCAACAAAATCAATTTACCAAAATCAATTTACCAAAGTGGCAAAGTTGCTTTGACTTCCATTCAAATAATTTGTTGGTTCAAAATCATCAGGCTAACAAACCCCAACAAAGTTAGTAGAATAAACCTCTTCCCTCCCACATTCCCTCCCTCCTTCCTGGGGtccctcattttctctctcatcctcttCAATGGCAATTGCGACAGAAAAGAACACCGTATGGGAAACTGTAGTAGCCCTTACGAAGGTCGCCCAACAAAAGGGCACTGACCCTTTTTTGTGGGCGATACAAATTTCCTCAAATTTAAGCTGTGCAGGTGTTTCTTTGCCTTCTATAGAACTTTCACATACTATGGTGTCCTACATTTTGTGGGACAATAACGTCCCTTCTGCGTGGAAGTTTCTAGAAAGGGCCCTTATGTTGAACATGGTTCCTCCTTTGCTTGTTCTTGCTCTCCTTTCTACTAGGTTTGTTTCTGATTGTTATTTTTATTCTGGGTCATTTTAGTTATGTTATTTTGCACTGTTTTAATGGTCATTTGATCTGAATTTTGCAATTTTGTTCGCTTTTTTGTGTTGTGGGTATATTAGGATTTTGTTATTGTCTTTTTGCATCTGAGTTTGTAATCTTCTTGGCAATTTGGATCAACGCTTGGATTTTCTCATTCCTCTTCAAAGGATTTGAGTGATCGAAATGATTGAGTCTACAATCTCAAAATCTgcattttctcttatttttctACATTCTTAAACAGTTTCGGATTTCAATCTAGGAGATTGACTGGATGGAGCTCGGTTACTGACTCCCACACTATGCTTAATCACTGTTGTATTAAAGAAATTGTTTTATGGCCTCCTTGTAAGGGTTGGTAACAATCAGTGTCAACCAAACGTTCTATGGGTTGAACCTGGTACCCATTATTTTCTTTTGAAATCAGAAAATTGGTGGATGATTTAAGGTTCTTTATATGTAACAAGTTATGCAAACCTATGTCTTATTATCTTAGATGCTTTTGTTTACACGCTTAGTGCGAAGCATTAAGAAAAGCAACAGCCGACGTTACAGTGTAGTACCTTATACGGGAGAAACCCCTTTCAAAGTCTTGCAGGCTAAAAAGCCCTAGGCTTTGTCG
This genomic stretch from Spinacia oleracea cultivar Varoflay chromosome 3, BTI_SOV_V1, whole genome shotgun sequence harbors:
- the LOC130469574 gene encoding LOW QUALITY PROTEIN: ribonucleoside-diphosphate reductase small chain A-like (The sequence of the model RefSeq protein was modified relative to this genomic sequence to represent the inferred CDS: deleted 2 bases in 1 codon; substituted 1 base at 1 genomic stop codon) → MSALIFIDHFVLEIELIGSLNNGEERERDDEFGEDEDESILMEQPERFCMFPVRYNQLWEMYKKSVASFWTTEEVDLSSDVQQWDSLSDSKRHFISHVLAFLAASDGIVLENLKLAARFLNDVKARGFYGFQISMENIHYEMYSLLLETYHIXGTRSIEKNHLFNAIETIPCILKKADWTLNWIQSTNSFAERIVAFACVEGIFFSGNFCAIFWLKKRGLMPGLTYSNELISRDEGLHFDFACLLYSLLRKKLQPEKVEKIVHEAVEIETEFVCEAIPCALISMNVVLMRQYIKFVADRLLVSLGNQKKYNVTNPFDWMEFISLTGKTNLFERRVGEYQKASVMSNLKDGNNNFVFKLDEDF